One window from the genome of Bacillus kexueae encodes:
- a CDS encoding B12-binding domain-containing radical SAM protein, which translates to MNIVVSSLNAKYIHTNLAIRYLKAYAEPDFHVEMAEYTIKDPVMNIATDLYRKNPDIIGFSCYIWNIEETIKVVKMLKKINPSLTIMLGGPEVTYDTKDWMETLPEVDYIVIGEGEETFKQLLQKLHANEDVSDVSGLAFRKNGEIFINPQRNKIDLREMPSPFRFEEDLPHLSKRVVYIETSRGCPFSCQFCLSSIEVGVRYFDREKVKEDIRFLMKNGAKTIKFVDRTFNISRSYAMDMFQFLIDEHLPGTVFQFEITADIMRPEVIEFLNENAPEGLFRFEIGVQSTNDLTNELVKRKQNFKKLTRTVTMVKEGKKIDQHLDLIAGLPEEDYDTFKKTFNDVFALRPEELQLGFLKMLRGTGLRIGAEHYGYVYMDHAPYEILGNNVLSFDDIVRIKQVEDVLEKYWNDHRMDETVEFLVQHVFNTPFDFFQDFGTYWEEQGWARIGHQLEDLFRRLYTFLQAAQPDKLPLIEGFMKYDYLKNHKHKPRKPWWDEKRTKKEQSAIYQTILKQPSILGSTYEANPLNEKELYKHTVLEMIPFDLAAYQETGSFTQEPSILLAYYNPSTNEPTIFTAKWSTIEDQLGA; encoded by the coding sequence ATGAACATTGTCGTCAGCTCATTAAATGCAAAATACATTCATACGAATTTAGCCATTCGCTATTTAAAAGCTTATGCTGAACCGGATTTTCATGTCGAGATGGCTGAATATACAATTAAAGATCCCGTTATGAACATCGCGACGGACCTATACAGAAAAAATCCAGATATTATCGGCTTTAGCTGTTATATATGGAATATTGAAGAAACAATCAAAGTCGTAAAAATGTTAAAGAAAATCAACCCTTCCTTAACCATTATGTTAGGGGGGCCAGAAGTTACGTATGATACGAAAGACTGGATGGAAACATTGCCAGAAGTCGATTACATCGTCATTGGTGAAGGAGAAGAAACGTTTAAACAACTGTTGCAAAAGCTTCACGCAAATGAAGATGTATCAGACGTAAGCGGGCTTGCTTTCCGTAAGAATGGCGAAATTTTTATCAATCCGCAGCGGAACAAAATCGATTTACGCGAAATGCCGTCTCCTTTCCGATTTGAGGAGGACCTTCCGCATTTATCAAAGCGTGTCGTTTATATTGAAACAAGCCGCGGTTGTCCATTTAGCTGCCAGTTTTGCCTATCTTCTATTGAAGTGGGCGTCCGTTACTTCGACCGTGAAAAAGTGAAAGAAGATATTCGCTTCCTAATGAAGAATGGTGCCAAAACAATCAAATTCGTGGACCGCACCTTCAACATTAGTCGCAGCTATGCGATGGACATGTTTCAATTTTTAATCGATGAACATTTACCGGGAACAGTCTTTCAATTTGAAATTACCGCTGACATCATGCGCCCAGAAGTCATCGAGTTCTTAAATGAAAACGCCCCTGAAGGATTATTCCGCTTTGAAATTGGGGTCCAATCGACTAATGATTTAACGAATGAACTCGTAAAACGTAAGCAAAACTTCAAAAAATTAACGCGCACCGTCACGATGGTGAAAGAAGGAAAGAAAATCGATCAGCATCTTGACTTAATCGCAGGACTACCTGAAGAAGATTACGATACATTCAAAAAGACATTTAACGACGTATTCGCTCTTCGCCCAGAAGAATTACAGCTTGGCTTCTTAAAAATGTTACGAGGTACAGGCTTACGAATCGGAGCAGAGCACTACGGATATGTTTACATGGACCACGCGCCATACGAAATTCTCGGAAACAATGTCTTGTCGTTTGACGACATCGTCCGAATTAAACAAGTAGAAGATGTATTAGAAAAGTATTGGAACGACCATCGAATGGACGAAACCGTTGAATTTTTAGTGCAGCACGTATTCAACACACCATTTGACTTCTTCCAAGACTTCGGTACGTATTGGGAGGAACAAGGCTGGGCGCGAATCGGCCATCAATTAGAAGACTTATTCAGAAGATTATACACCTTCTTACAAGCGGCCCAACCAGATAAATTACCGCTCATCGAAGGATTTATGAAATATGATTACTTAAAAAATCATAAACATAAACCACGAAAACCGTGGTGGGATGAAAAACGCACGAAAAAAGAACAAAGTGCCATTTACCAAACTATTTTAAAACAGCCAAGCATTCTCGGCTCAACTTACGAAGCCAATCCATTGAACGAAAAAGAATTATATAAACATACCGTGCTCGAAATGATCCCGTTCGATTTAGCAGCCTATCAAGAAACCGGATCATTTACCCAAGAGCCATCCATTTTACTCGCGTACTATAACCCATCAACGAACGAACCGACCATTTTTACCGCAAAATGGTCTACAATCGAAGATCAATTGGGCGCGTAA
- a CDS encoding acyltransferase family protein — protein sequence MQRESYFDNAKFLLIALVVFGHMIRSFIEQDEVMLAIYKFIYTFHMPAFILIAGYFSKGFQKKGYVKKVATKLIVPYLIFHGIYSVYYMLVKNEHVLHVVDPLNPHWSLWFLLSLFCWNLLLYPFSKWPKGVAISIAFMLALAIGFVEEINHYMSLSRTFVFFPLFLIGYSLKREHFLALQSMRVRFLSIVTLLFILFLYFNVSFEYEWLFGSKPYAYFGEVTISSAFTRLGFYGLTLVTTFAFLALVPTRRFFFTEWGARTFYVYLLHGFIIQAFRASDLEHVSLFAHNLFFTAIIAFAITLVLSSNWVYRFAKPLIEIQAIAPANRVRKRVS from the coding sequence ATGCAACGTGAGAGTTATTTCGATAACGCTAAATTTCTCCTAATCGCCCTTGTTGTGTTCGGGCATATGATTCGATCGTTTATCGAACAAGATGAGGTAATGCTAGCTATCTATAAATTTATTTACACATTCCATATGCCAGCATTTATTTTGATTGCCGGCTATTTTTCAAAGGGCTTTCAAAAGAAGGGCTATGTAAAAAAAGTAGCGACAAAGCTAATTGTCCCGTATTTAATTTTCCATGGCATTTACTCTGTCTATTACATGTTGGTCAAAAATGAACATGTACTTCATGTGGTGGACCCGCTTAATCCCCACTGGTCGCTTTGGTTTTTACTTAGCTTATTTTGTTGGAATCTTCTCTTATATCCATTTTCAAAATGGCCAAAGGGAGTCGCCATTTCCATTGCCTTTATGCTCGCTTTGGCAATTGGATTTGTAGAAGAAATTAATCATTACATGAGCTTATCGCGTACCTTCGTCTTTTTCCCGTTATTTTTAATCGGGTATTCATTGAAGCGTGAACACTTTTTAGCGCTACAATCCATGCGCGTTCGTTTTTTAAGCATCGTGACGTTACTTTTCATTTTGTTTCTTTATTTCAACGTGTCGTTTGAATATGAATGGTTATTTGGTTCCAAGCCGTATGCGTATTTCGGCGAGGTGACGATTTCCTCCGCATTTACGAGACTTGGCTTTTATGGCCTGACACTCGTCACGACGTTTGCATTTTTAGCACTAGTGCCAACAAGACGATTCTTTTTTACCGAATGGGGAGCCCGTACCTTTTACGTCTACCTGTTACACGGCTTTATCATTCAAGCATTTCGAGCGAGCGACTTGGAGCATGTATCTCTGTTTGCCCATAACCTATTCTTTACCGCTATCATCGCATTCGCCATTACACTCGTTCTTTCGAGTAATTGGGTATACAGATTTGCCAAACCCTTGATTGAAATTCAAGCAATCGCTCCAGCGAATCGCGTTCGAAAGCGAGTATCCTAA
- a CDS encoding PAS domain S-box protein produces MKETLNTDEVTNTDLIEENERLKTDLNKYQVIFEQALDAICVFDQHLNFIDVNQAACDMFHLPKEELTKRNLHDFLQLMPKEQIEDQVNRFYKKGLHQDELIIHLDDGVVKFVEYSAKYKAFGNYDLSIFRDVSTRKVLERERTINEQLFQDLFNRAVDGIVIFDHHGYFIDANYSFCASFELEKSELKDYRLEDFVEDKGKVEEMKRTLLRDGKVTGEMPVILKSGEKKIFEFTTTANILSGFYMSILRDITEKRFMEQQLKESEERFREVFESALDAILLWDETGKIVRANSWACRIFELPLHELLNSHVCDFVDKSDEKFREIKRRYLKTGEIREELLFHMPNGQRKQLEFTSKREGQDGYHMTILRNVSDRMRMEKELRESEQKFRKVFDGTMDGIVLFDEKLKILDANPVASNIFHIPLNHLKHLQLNHLFESESVRTLLAKRRSFSKEIVFKLPNGEERILECSFKRDIIEQMNLAIFRDVTEKKEMEERLKKSDTLNVVGELAAGIAHEIRNPMTALKGFIQLLQGSMKEDHSMYFKVITSELKRIESIITEFLILAKPQAVHFQKENVVTIVKDTIELLKAQAILVNVQIHLDYREIPPIYCEPNQLKQVFINILKNAIEVMPKGGNIFVRIESTGENRVKISIQDEGTGIPKDKIKRLGEPFYTTKERGTGLGLMVSYKIIEEHNGLVEVESEEGVGTTFHISLPIQQPEIE; encoded by the coding sequence TTGAAAGAAACGTTAAATACCGATGAAGTTACCAATACCGATTTAATAGAAGAAAATGAACGGTTAAAAACCGATTTGAATAAATATCAAGTCATTTTTGAACAAGCTTTAGATGCGATTTGTGTGTTTGATCAACATTTAAATTTCATCGATGTGAATCAAGCGGCATGCGATATGTTTCATCTGCCAAAGGAAGAATTAACGAAGCGAAATTTACACGATTTCCTTCAACTGATGCCAAAAGAACAAATTGAGGACCAAGTGAACCGATTTTATAAGAAAGGTTTACATCAAGATGAACTAATCATTCACCTTGACGATGGAGTCGTAAAGTTTGTCGAATATTCCGCGAAATATAAGGCGTTTGGAAACTATGATTTATCCATTTTTCGTGATGTTTCAACAAGAAAAGTGTTAGAGCGGGAGCGTACGATTAACGAGCAATTGTTCCAAGATTTGTTTAATCGTGCGGTGGACGGAATCGTCATCTTTGACCATCACGGATATTTTATCGATGCCAATTACTCGTTCTGTGCCAGCTTTGAATTGGAAAAAAGTGAATTAAAGGATTACCGTTTAGAAGATTTTGTTGAGGACAAAGGGAAAGTTGAAGAAATGAAGCGTACGTTGCTTCGCGATGGAAAAGTAACCGGTGAAATGCCTGTTATTTTAAAGAGTGGCGAAAAGAAAATATTCGAATTTACGACGACGGCCAATATTTTGAGTGGGTTTTATATGTCCATCCTTCGTGATATTACGGAAAAGCGATTCATGGAACAGCAGTTAAAAGAAAGTGAAGAGCGGTTTCGGGAAGTGTTTGAAAGTGCGTTAGACGCTATCTTGTTATGGGATGAAACAGGGAAAATCGTTCGTGCCAATTCATGGGCTTGCCGAATCTTCGAACTTCCCCTTCACGAGCTTTTGAATAGTCACGTCTGTGACTTTGTTGATAAATCCGATGAAAAGTTCCGGGAAATTAAAAGGCGTTATTTGAAAACAGGAGAAATTCGAGAAGAACTATTATTCCATATGCCGAATGGTCAGCGAAAGCAGCTAGAGTTTACATCGAAACGAGAAGGACAAGACGGGTATCATATGACGATTCTCCGAAATGTGAGCGATCGGATGCGTATGGAAAAGGAGCTTCGTGAAAGCGAGCAAAAGTTCCGAAAAGTGTTCGATGGGACGATGGACGGCATTGTGTTATTTGATGAAAAACTAAAAATTCTTGATGCCAATCCTGTAGCAAGCAATATTTTTCATATTCCGCTAAACCATTTAAAGCATTTACAATTAAATCATTTATTTGAATCGGAAAGTGTTCGAACGCTTTTAGCAAAGCGTCGAAGTTTTTCAAAAGAAATCGTGTTTAAGCTCCCGAATGGGGAAGAGCGTATCCTTGAATGTTCCTTTAAACGTGATATTATTGAACAGATGAATTTAGCCATCTTCCGTGATGTAACCGAGAAGAAGGAAATGGAGGAAAGGCTTAAGAAGTCTGACACACTAAATGTCGTTGGAGAGCTCGCAGCAGGAATCGCTCATGAAATACGCAATCCGATGACAGCGCTGAAAGGTTTCATACAACTTTTGCAAGGAAGTATGAAAGAAGACCATTCCATGTATTTCAAAGTTATTACATCGGAGCTAAAGCGGATCGAATCGATTATTACGGAGTTTCTCATCTTAGCGAAGCCACAGGCTGTTCATTTCCAGAAAGAGAATGTCGTGACAATCGTTAAAGATACGATTGAATTGTTGAAGGCTCAAGCCATTTTAGTCAATGTACAAATTCATTTAGATTACCGGGAAATACCACCGATATATTGTGAACCGAACCAATTAAAACAAGTTTTTATTAATATATTAAAAAATGCGATTGAAGTAATGCCGAAAGGTGGAAATATTTTTGTGCGCATTGAATCGACGGGTGAAAATCGCGTGAAAATTTCCATCCAAGATGAAGGAACAGGCATCCCAAAAGATAAAATTAAACGATTAGGCGAGCCTTTTTACACGACGAAAGAACGTGGAACTGGATTAGGGCTTATGGTGAGCTATAAAATAATAGAAGAACATAACGGACTCGTGGAAGTAGAAAGTGAAGAAGGTGTCGGAACGACCTTCCATATTTCCTTACCGATCCAACAGCCTGAAATAGAATAG
- a CDS encoding methylated-DNA--[protein]-cysteine S-methyltransferase has translation MFYVDHFQSPIGTIYLVAENGTLSNVFLTEDSFQDWETKVENTQAETPLTVEVKKQLDAYFNQKRKSFDLPITYKGTAFQMNVWKALRTIPFGETWSYLDVAKAIGNEKAVRAIGQANRRNPLPIIVPCHRVIGKNQRLVGYAGNHVDKKAYLLELEGAAYKL, from the coding sequence ATGTTTTATGTTGACCATTTTCAATCACCAATCGGGACCATTTATTTGGTTGCAGAGAATGGAACACTTTCCAACGTTTTTTTAACAGAAGATAGCTTTCAAGATTGGGAGACGAAAGTGGAGAATACACAAGCTGAAACACCGTTAACGGTTGAGGTGAAGAAACAGCTTGATGCGTATTTTAATCAAAAGCGAAAAAGCTTTGACCTCCCGATTACTTACAAGGGTACGGCATTCCAAATGAATGTGTGGAAGGCGCTACGTACGATTCCGTTTGGTGAAACGTGGAGCTATTTGGATGTCGCAAAAGCCATTGGAAACGAAAAAGCGGTGCGAGCGATTGGACAAGCGAATCGGAGAAATCCACTACCCATTATCGTTCCATGTCATCGCGTGATAGGAAAGAATCAACGCTTAGTCGGCTACGCTGGCAACCATGTAGATA